In Haloarcula salinisoli, one genomic interval encodes:
- a CDS encoding carboxypeptidase-like regulatory domain-containing protein, which yields MGSTRLSVGLCIVMLAGVVAVLPAAVTAQQGPVVITATIVDQDGQSVGGGVEVTATWDGGSTNETTLSDGRIRFEAPRGADVSVRVNDDQYIRNNAYVISNATEQSVEVPVSESGTATVTVRNTANETVEDARVLLYRGSDGFVTDQRTGADGTVTTPAVEQGDYRLDIYKDGYFNNRTRVTVGDQTDIDRTIEQGEVLLTVEVVDDYFEPPESLNSSVRISNVATLQTTGGDAATTVPVNTDYDIVVTKDGYDRTTQTISVKQSDITETISINRTDTLSISTRDRVLLGNPITLAVTDEYGDAVSGATVSQDGQQVGTTDDDGEFETDTESAGPVNFTVDDGEAQEEVTVEVVEAPEELTGTPISTSTPTPTATGSEPTETSGGLGPGFTPVTVAAALALLSLVAYRRR from the coding sequence ATGGGTTCGACACGTCTTTCAGTCGGTCTCTGTATCGTGATGCTCGCCGGGGTGGTCGCTGTGCTCCCGGCGGCCGTCACTGCACAGCAGGGCCCGGTGGTCATCACCGCGACCATCGTCGACCAGGATGGCCAGTCAGTCGGTGGCGGCGTCGAGGTGACGGCAACCTGGGACGGCGGCTCGACAAACGAGACGACGCTGTCCGACGGGCGGATTCGATTCGAAGCTCCCCGCGGTGCAGACGTCTCGGTGCGCGTCAACGACGACCAGTATATACGAAACAACGCGTATGTCATCAGCAACGCGACCGAGCAGTCGGTCGAAGTGCCCGTTTCCGAGTCGGGCACCGCGACGGTAACGGTGCGTAACACGGCCAACGAGACCGTCGAGGACGCCCGCGTCCTGCTGTATCGGGGCTCGGACGGGTTCGTCACCGACCAGCGGACCGGCGCCGACGGGACCGTCACGACGCCGGCTGTCGAGCAAGGGGACTACCGCCTCGACATCTACAAGGACGGCTACTTCAACAACCGGACGCGCGTCACTGTCGGGGACCAGACCGACATCGACCGCACCATCGAACAGGGTGAGGTGTTGCTCACCGTCGAGGTGGTCGACGACTACTTCGAACCCCCCGAATCGCTCAACAGTTCCGTTCGAATCTCGAACGTCGCCACGCTCCAGACCACTGGCGGTGACGCGGCGACCACGGTCCCGGTCAACACCGACTACGATATCGTCGTGACCAAGGACGGATACGACCGGACCACACAGACCATCAGCGTCAAGCAAAGCGACATCACCGAGACTATCTCCATCAACCGCACGGATACCCTCTCCATCTCGACGCGGGACCGGGTACTCCTGGGTAATCCGATAACCCTGGCGGTCACCGACGAGTACGGCGACGCCGTCTCCGGCGCGACGGTGTCACAGGACGGCCAGCAGGTCGGCACGACCGACGACGACGGCGAGTTCGAAACCGACACCGAGTCGGCCGGGCCGGTGAACTTCACCGTCGACGACGGTGAGGCCCAGGAGGAGGTCACCGTCGAGGTCGTCGAAGCCCCGGAGGAACTGACCGGGACGCCGATTTCCACGTCCACCCCGACACCTACTGCCACCGGCAGTGAACCGACCGAGACCTCCGGCGGACTCGGTCCCGGCTTCACGCCCGTGACGGTCGCTGCCGCGCTCGCCCTGCTCTCGCTGGTCGCCTACCGGCGCCGCTAG
- a CDS encoding aminomethyltransferase family protein, with protein sequence MTVIEGVHADHGATFREVGGRRVVAHYGRPERTHRAVRNVVGVCEFGYGVLVVTGEDRVDYVDNAVSNRVPDTDGEGTYALLLDPQGRVETDMYVYNAGERLLVFTPPQEAAALAEDWQEKTFIQDVDIRLATDEFAVFGVHGPKATEKIASVLHQASSPEPALSFNRGELGDAGVSVIRTDNLAGEESYDVVCGADDAERVFDTLVNRGLNAVPFGYRTWETLTLEAGSPLFETEIDGALPNDLGLRTALDFEKGCYVGQEVVSRVENQGYPGSRLVGLTVDAVPDPGAAVSVGDEHVGEVTRAVESPTVSGPIAMAKLDWDYPDGDLTVSVDGEDVPAERRELPFVDGSAVSARLPTYE encoded by the coding sequence ATGACTGTTATCGAGGGCGTCCACGCCGACCACGGCGCGACCTTCCGCGAGGTCGGCGGTCGCCGCGTCGTCGCCCACTACGGTCGGCCCGAGCGGACCCACCGGGCGGTCCGCAACGTCGTCGGCGTCTGCGAGTTCGGCTACGGCGTCCTCGTCGTGACGGGCGAGGACCGCGTCGACTACGTCGACAACGCCGTCTCGAACCGCGTGCCTGACACCGACGGCGAGGGAACCTACGCGCTCTTGCTCGACCCGCAGGGCCGCGTCGAGACGGACATGTACGTCTACAACGCCGGCGAGCGACTGCTCGTCTTCACCCCGCCACAGGAGGCCGCGGCTCTGGCCGAGGACTGGCAGGAAAAGACCTTCATCCAGGACGTCGACATTCGCCTCGCGACGGACGAGTTCGCGGTCTTCGGCGTCCACGGGCCGAAGGCGACCGAGAAAATCGCGAGTGTGCTCCACCAGGCGTCCTCGCCCGAGCCCGCCCTCTCCTTTAACCGGGGCGAACTCGGTGACGCCGGCGTCTCGGTCATCCGGACCGACAACCTCGCCGGCGAGGAGAGCTACGACGTGGTGTGTGGCGCCGACGACGCCGAGCGCGTCTTCGACACCCTCGTCAACCGCGGGCTCAACGCCGTCCCCTTCGGCTATCGCACGTGGGAAACGCTCACGCTGGAAGCCGGCTCGCCGCTCTTTGAGACGGAAATCGACGGCGCGCTGCCGAACGACCTCGGCCTGCGGACGGCCCTGGACTTCGAGAAAGGCTGTTACGTCGGCCAGGAGGTCGTCTCCCGCGTCGAGAACCAGGGGTATCCCGGCTCGCGGCTCGTCGGGCTGACCGTCGACGCCGTGCCCGACCCCGGGGCGGCCGTCTCCGTTGGCGACGAGCACGTCGGCGAGGTCACCCGCGCCGTCGAGAGCCCAACCGTCTCCGGTCCCATCGCGATGGCGAAACTGGACTGGGACTACCCCGACGGCGACCTCACGGTCAGTGTCGACGGCGAGGACGTCCCGGCCGAGCGCCGCGAGCTTCCGTTCGTCGACGGGTCGGCCGTCTCGGCGCGGTTGCCTACCTACGAATAG
- a CDS encoding PQQ-binding-like beta-propeller repeat protein, with translation MSDVRRRELLGILATGAAGAIAGCGGGTGGENTPTADVTEEASPSSEAESSGALDVDTDVGLDSWPMLGANSAHTGTGPDQMGPTEAVTKRWSATAEGYSSSAPAVVNGVLYMGSGGTDNEGGTASAFSATDGRKLWQFETERPIYSSPVVDDGTVYIGTGWADKPGKVYALSATAGTEAWSSAVEGVFYGSLAVQDGTVYARSNDDTLYALNAAEGSEQWTFDGIVSSPTVADGTVYASSASGGVVAVGAADGSEQWRFDSGGNVAASPAVADGTVYCGNGEGVYAIDADEGTRQWRFEDLTMVTGTPTVRSGRVLVGARVASSSDESGDTYLFSLDAADGSEQWRFEGSDTFVASATVTEDTVYAPAYSRDVYGIAVDDGSQRWSTTVANEYANIAASPAVADGTVYVGTEKGGIYALWESSE, from the coding sequence ATGTCAGATGTACGGAGAAGAGAGCTCCTGGGAATTCTAGCGACGGGCGCGGCGGGCGCTATCGCAGGCTGTGGCGGTGGGACAGGGGGCGAAAACACCCCGACGGCCGACGTCACTGAGGAGGCGTCACCCAGCTCGGAGGCGGAAAGCAGTGGGGCCCTCGACGTAGATACCGACGTGGGGCTAGATTCGTGGCCGATGCTCGGCGCGAACAGCGCACATACCGGCACGGGGCCCGACCAGATGGGGCCGACGGAGGCAGTCACCAAGCGCTGGTCGGCTACCGCCGAGGGGTACAGTTCCTCGGCGCCTGCGGTGGTCAATGGTGTGCTGTATATGGGCAGTGGCGGGACGGATAATGAAGGCGGCACGGCCTCCGCGTTTTCAGCGACAGATGGGAGGAAGCTCTGGCAGTTCGAGACCGAACGGCCGATATATTCGTCGCCAGTCGTCGACGACGGGACCGTCTATATCGGCACGGGATGGGCCGACAAACCGGGGAAGGTGTACGCGCTCTCGGCCACTGCTGGCACCGAAGCGTGGTCCTCAGCGGTCGAGGGGGTATTCTACGGTTCACTGGCCGTTCAAGACGGCACCGTCTACGCAAGGAGCAACGATGACACACTCTACGCGCTCAACGCCGCCGAAGGGAGCGAACAGTGGACATTCGACGGCATCGTTTCCTCGCCGACAGTCGCCGACGGGACGGTATATGCCAGCAGTGCCAGCGGGGGCGTCGTCGCAGTCGGCGCCGCCGATGGGAGCGAGCAGTGGCGATTCGATAGCGGTGGCAATGTCGCTGCGTCACCGGCTGTCGCCGACGGAACGGTTTACTGCGGAAATGGTGAAGGGGTCTACGCTATCGATGCGGACGAAGGGACGCGACAGTGGCGCTTCGAGGACCTAACCATGGTCACTGGGACACCAACAGTTCGGAGCGGGCGGGTGCTCGTTGGTGCACGGGTGGCTAGCAGTTCGGATGAGAGTGGCGACACCTATCTGTTCTCGCTCGATGCTGCCGATGGCAGCGAGCAGTGGCGGTTCGAGGGAAGTGACACATTCGTCGCGTCCGCCACAGTAACTGAAGACACCGTTTACGCCCCAGCTTACTCCAGAGATGTCTACGGTATCGCTGTCGACGACGGGAGCCAACGCTGGAGCACGACGGTCGCAAACGAGTATGCCAATATAGCCGCCTCGCCAGCGGTCGCCGACGGCACTGTCTACGTCGGAACAGAGAAAGGAGGTATCTATGCACTCTGGGAGTCCTCGGAGTAA
- a CDS encoding geranylgeranyl reductase family protein produces the protein MHDVVVVGAGPAGSRYARRAAESGLDVLVFEQGEVGEPLACSGHVSTDLWEYTEDAREELFQNEISGARFHTGGPGSDDHPFYKDEVISNVIDRVGLDRHLAELARDAGADLREHHTVVSVAEHRDHVTVDARGPDGAVETHRGKLVAGCDGPKSRVRRELGLPEPDELLHGVLGFDETPDHQDFVDVHLTVPKFFAWRIPRGEAGVEYGLAVPPGDDARERFEDFVSGYDADVTRRCSGLIPIGPPKRVTGSRSFLIGDAAAQTKPFTGGGILYGMTAADHAAREIDPDDPATLGDYERAWRDDLRGDIRLGHAVRAGYSVPKTVQKAGMKAFEGEIGVHMDRPSTLFSREQLKALLGRS, from the coding sequence ATGCACGATGTCGTCGTCGTCGGGGCCGGCCCGGCCGGCTCGCGGTACGCCCGCCGGGCCGCCGAGTCCGGACTGGACGTGCTCGTCTTCGAGCAGGGCGAGGTGGGCGAGCCACTGGCGTGTTCGGGCCACGTCAGCACCGACCTCTGGGAGTACACCGAGGACGCCCGCGAGGAGCTGTTCCAGAACGAGATATCCGGGGCGCGCTTTCACACCGGCGGCCCCGGCAGCGACGACCACCCCTTCTACAAGGACGAGGTCATCTCGAACGTCATCGACCGGGTCGGGCTGGACAGACACCTCGCGGAGCTGGCCCGCGACGCCGGCGCCGACCTTCGGGAACACCACACCGTGGTCTCGGTCGCGGAACACCGAGACCACGTCACCGTCGACGCCCGCGGCCCCGACGGCGCGGTCGAGACCCACCGCGGGAAGCTGGTCGCGGGCTGTGACGGCCCCAAGAGCCGCGTCCGCCGGGAACTCGGCCTGCCCGAACCCGACGAACTGCTCCACGGTGTGCTTGGCTTCGACGAGACGCCCGACCACCAGGACTTCGTCGACGTCCATCTGACCGTCCCGAAATTCTTCGCCTGGCGCATCCCGCGGGGCGAGGCCGGGGTCGAGTACGGGCTGGCCGTGCCGCCGGGCGACGACGCCCGCGAGCGCTTCGAGGACTTCGTCTCCGGCTACGACGCCGACGTGACCCGGCGCTGTTCGGGCCTCATCCCCATCGGCCCGCCGAAACGTGTCACTGGCTCCCGGTCCTTTCTCATCGGTGACGCCGCCGCCCAGACCAAACCGTTCACCGGCGGCGGCATCCTCTATGGCATGACCGCGGCGGACCACGCCGCTCGCGAGATCGACCCCGACGACCCCGCGACGCTGGGCGATTACGAGCGGGCCTGGCGCGACGACCTCCGTGGCGACATCCGCCTGGGCCACGCCGTGCGGGCGGGCTACTCGGTGCCGAAAACGGTGCAAAAAGCCGGGATGAAGGCGTTCGAAGGTGAAATCGGCGTCCACATGGACCGCCCCTCGACGCTCTTTTCGCGTGAGCAGCTGAAAGCGCTACTCGGGCGGTCCTGA
- a CDS encoding DUF5518 domain-containing protein translates to MSRAVAILRPDPETGPYSVLGGVCALAVAAVSAWLSGGVLSVTGAALGGLVAGYLAGRIGSPSGPVGFRAGLIGWLPALLVATEPLRTANGADAGGRVIALGVAAVTTAVLLAVGGFIGAFAARLGGWLAERGGYPAD, encoded by the coding sequence ATGTCCCGGGCTGTCGCCATCCTGAGACCGGACCCCGAAACGGGACCGTACAGCGTCCTCGGCGGGGTCTGTGCGCTGGCCGTCGCCGCCGTCAGCGCCTGGCTATCGGGGGGTGTGCTCTCGGTCACGGGCGCCGCCCTCGGCGGGCTGGTGGCCGGCTACCTCGCCGGACGCATCGGCTCGCCGAGCGGTCCCGTGGGATTCCGTGCCGGGCTCATCGGCTGGCTCCCGGCACTGCTGGTCGCGACCGAACCGCTCAGGACCGCCAACGGAGCGGACGCCGGGGGACGGGTGATTGCGCTGGGCGTCGCAGCGGTGACGACGGCAGTGCTGCTGGCCGTCGGCGGGTTCATCGGCGCCTTCGCCGCGCGACTCGGCGGCTGGCTGGCCGAGCGCGGGGGCTACCCCGCGGACTGA
- a CDS encoding DUF5518 domain-containing protein has protein sequence MGSILPRRSSDPVTRRQARLVGLASIPLVVYSYVQPGELTWLPFWPVFGAGLVAGYVAMCRGESGSGAGFDAGEVGAVPGLWTLLDVFVFSGDLRADPLGVGALVALLTPIIILLGGLSGAVGGRLGGWLAEVNGHPEQPVEAS, from the coding sequence ATGGGCTCGATACTCCCGCGGCGTAGCAGCGACCCCGTGACGCGGCGACAGGCCCGCCTCGTCGGCCTGGCCTCGATACCGCTCGTCGTCTACAGCTACGTCCAGCCCGGCGAACTCACGTGGCTGCCGTTCTGGCCGGTGTTTGGCGCCGGGCTGGTGGCCGGCTACGTCGCCATGTGCCGCGGCGAGTCCGGCAGTGGGGCCGGCTTCGACGCCGGCGAGGTCGGTGCCGTCCCGGGCCTGTGGACGCTGCTCGACGTGTTCGTGTTCAGCGGCGACCTCCGCGCGGACCCGCTCGGCGTCGGGGCGCTCGTTGCGCTTCTGACGCCTATCATCATCTTGCTCGGGGGCCTGAGCGGGGCAGTCGGTGGTCGGCTCGGTGGCTGGCTGGCCGAAGTGAACGGACACCCGGAACAACCCGTCGAGGCGAGCTAA
- a CDS encoding DUF5518 domain-containing protein, whose protein sequence is MSLHTKPSPTWRYALLAGLPAAPGAIWHYVQSGSDIEFSGIVVFTVLAGYLAKTSGLDATPVGLRAGIVAAVPVTLWVLADAGRSISGFHQPGWMTVAQVFVLLVLAGVSLVGGALSGMIGARIGGWLAERGDHPQSAVGS, encoded by the coding sequence ATGTCCCTCCACACGAAGCCCTCCCCAACCTGGCGATACGCCCTGCTGGCCGGGCTCCCCGCCGCCCCCGGAGCCATCTGGCACTACGTCCAGTCAGGGAGCGACATCGAGTTCTCCGGTATCGTCGTGTTCACAGTTCTCGCGGGCTACCTGGCGAAGACGAGCGGACTGGACGCCACGCCGGTCGGACTCCGCGCCGGTATCGTCGCGGCCGTCCCGGTGACGCTGTGGGTCCTCGCCGACGCCGGACGGTCTATCAGCGGGTTCCACCAGCCGGGCTGGATGACGGTCGCCCAGGTGTTCGTCCTCCTCGTTTTGGCGGGGGTGAGCCTCGTCGGCGGCGCGCTTTCCGGGATGATTGGGGCCCGCATCGGCGGCTGGCTGGCCGAGCGGGGCGACCACCCCCAGTCTGCCGTGGGCTCCTGA
- a CDS encoding DUF7519 family protein yields the protein MSSTERSLPRFSLGVTGVSAATVAALLVTAPIPLGVALLGGALLAVGLAWRREGALALGAGTLFTAVVLAGIDGRSTGWLLAASVPALLAWTSSRHAVELARQMGGGATLRVELVRTVSTVTALVAGGAVGYLLQRTVTGGESPLALALLLVAVVAFTVALWR from the coding sequence GTGTCAAGCACTGAGCGGTCCCTGCCCCGGTTCAGCCTCGGTGTCACCGGCGTCTCGGCCGCGACGGTCGCGGCCCTGCTGGTCACCGCGCCGATACCCCTGGGTGTGGCGCTGCTGGGCGGGGCTCTGCTCGCGGTCGGGCTGGCGTGGCGACGGGAGGGCGCGCTTGCGCTTGGCGCCGGGACCCTGTTCACCGCGGTCGTCCTGGCGGGCATCGACGGCCGCTCGACGGGGTGGCTGCTGGCCGCGTCGGTCCCGGCGCTACTGGCGTGGACGAGTTCGCGCCACGCCGTCGAACTGGCTCGCCAGATGGGCGGCGGGGCGACGCTACGGGTCGAGCTCGTGCGAACCGTCTCGACGGTGACCGCACTGGTCGCCGGCGGCGCCGTCGGCTACCTCCTCCAGCGGACGGTGACCGGCGGGGAGTCGCCGCTCGCGCTCGCCCTGCTGCTGGTCGCCGTCGTCGCCTTCACGGTCGCGCTGTGGCGCTAG
- a CDS encoding DUF58 domain-containing protein, with protein sequence MTDRRVVAVGLLAGAGGILLIAVPGLAGAAVPTIAAVVLTVAVGLVAVGLAVRALLADGEPRDLPTPERRPTYRSAGAAFDGLLDDVGLAGRRKLDADEETGRERLRAVLEGVAVDALGRTDGWDPETARQQLSDGTWTDDVAAAAFFTEGYRPPVPRRAYLPWGRPDLPFARRGRHVVAALSARVGGPVPDPEERPERAVTPIDDYWPSGEFPRRRSTGLTAAITAGALAVSAVGVGFGEPAVVLTAALGIALVGVARVWSPTADVALTRSLSTERASPGDAVTVTVTVRNTGDRTLPDIRLVDGVPPGLTVVEGSPRVATALRPGKATTAEYTVEAVDGRHTFEPGVVVVGDPVGATETVTTVEGADGPTELVCGFGPPTTATEPPRPQVTVNPGQQVGTESGSGVEFDALREYRTGDPPARIDWHHRAKTGELATVEFREPRLSKVAVVVDTRPAAYVAKPGGVPAPRYGAVAAFTLASGLLAEGVPVGVGTVPPGEGWTPIGTGPAQREAVREVLAGDETVPWLAPANGATASDAVRALTARLEPDVQVLFVSPLCDDESAAIARRLDAAGHSVTVVSPDCTDAETVAGAFGRLDRWRRLSTLQGAGVPVTDWDPADGIEGVVRRVKH encoded by the coding sequence GTGACCGACCGTCGCGTCGTCGCGGTTGGCCTGCTCGCCGGCGCTGGTGGTATCCTGCTTATCGCCGTCCCGGGCCTCGCCGGGGCGGCGGTCCCGACGATTGCGGCCGTCGTGCTGACCGTCGCCGTCGGGCTCGTCGCCGTCGGTCTGGCCGTGCGGGCGCTGCTTGCCGACGGGGAACCGCGCGACCTGCCGACACCCGAACGACGCCCGACCTACCGTAGTGCGGGCGCGGCGTTCGACGGACTGCTCGACGACGTGGGACTGGCCGGCCGTCGCAAACTCGACGCGGACGAGGAGACCGGCCGGGAGCGGCTCCGGGCAGTGCTCGAAGGCGTGGCGGTCGACGCGCTCGGGCGGACCGACGGTTGGGACCCCGAAACGGCCCGTCAGCAGCTGTCCGACGGGACGTGGACCGACGATGTGGCGGCGGCCGCCTTCTTCACCGAGGGGTATCGCCCGCCCGTCCCGCGGCGGGCGTATCTCCCCTGGGGTCGCCCCGACCTCCCCTTCGCCCGGCGGGGCCGGCACGTCGTGGCCGCGCTTTCCGCCCGTGTCGGCGGCCCGGTGCCGGACCCGGAAGAGCGGCCGGAGCGAGCGGTCACGCCCATCGACGACTACTGGCCGAGTGGCGAGTTTCCACGGCGGCGGTCGACGGGACTGACGGCGGCGATAACTGCGGGGGCGCTGGCCGTCAGCGCGGTCGGCGTCGGCTTCGGGGAGCCCGCCGTCGTCCTGACGGCGGCGCTGGGCATCGCTCTCGTCGGCGTCGCGCGCGTCTGGTCGCCGACGGCGGACGTGGCGCTCACCCGGTCGCTGTCGACCGAGCGGGCCTCACCCGGCGACGCGGTGACGGTCACCGTCACGGTCAGAAACACCGGCGACCGGACGCTGCCCGACATCCGGCTCGTCGACGGCGTCCCGCCGGGTCTCACCGTCGTCGAGGGGAGCCCCAGAGTGGCGACGGCACTCCGACCCGGCAAAGCGACGACGGCCGAGTACACCGTCGAAGCAGTCGACGGCCGCCACACCTTCGAGCCCGGCGTGGTCGTCGTCGGCGACCCCGTCGGTGCGACGGAGACGGTGACGACCGTCGAGGGGGCCGACGGGCCGACCGAGCTCGTCTGTGGCTTCGGTCCGCCGACGACGGCGACCGAGCCGCCCCGGCCACAGGTCACGGTGAATCCCGGCCAGCAGGTCGGGACGGAGAGCGGCTCCGGCGTCGAGTTCGACGCCCTGCGGGAGTACCGCACGGGCGACCCACCGGCCCGCATCGACTGGCACCATCGGGCAAAGACCGGCGAGCTCGCCACCGTCGAGTTCCGGGAGCCCCGGCTCTCGAAGGTGGCCGTCGTCGTCGACACCCGGCCGGCGGCCTACGTCGCGAAACCCGGTGGCGTGCCCGCGCCCCGCTACGGCGCCGTCGCCGCGTTCACCCTCGCGAGCGGGTTGCTCGCCGAGGGCGTCCCGGTCGGCGTCGGCACCGTTCCGCCCGGCGAGGGCTGGACCCCAATCGGGACCGGCCCGGCCCAGCGGGAGGCGGTTCGGGAGGTCCTCGCCGGCGACGAGACCGTCCCGTGGCTGGCACCCGCCAATGGCGCGACGGCGTCGGACGCCGTCAGGGCGCTGACCGCCCGTCTAGAGCCCGACGTGCAGGTCCTGTTCGTCTCGCCGCTGTGTGACGACGAGAGCGCCGCCATCGCCCGCCGGCTCGACGCGGCAGGCCACAGCGTCACCGTCGTGAGTCCGGACTGTACGGACGCCGAGACGGTCGCGGGGGCGTTCGGCCGCCTCGACCGCTGGCGGCGCCTGTCGACGCTCCAGGGGGCCGGCGTTCCGGTGACCGACTGGGACCCGGCCGACGGCATCGAGGGGGTGGTCCGCCGTGTCAAGCACTGA
- a CDS encoding DUF4129 domain-containing protein — MERVIPLALAVLAVFALATVASSLDTVSTEPAIESDTTPTADTNGSPGVPSGNRTGTEIGDTRTPTELTATPASGAATGPPLWQVVAGLALFLVGSVAALYGLTRGEDDDTDDEPATPEPTAPAADRATLGADVPATNDVYRAWAALCRAVPLDPAGQTPAEVAEAAVATGYGAETVAELTDSFCAIRYGDAAPTGERERRARALATELSLPLEGEP, encoded by the coding sequence GTGGAGCGAGTCATCCCGCTCGCGCTGGCCGTCCTCGCGGTGTTCGCGCTCGCGACCGTGGCCTCGTCGCTGGATACCGTCTCCACGGAGCCGGCTATCGAGTCCGACACGACGCCGACGGCGGATACAAACGGGTCGCCCGGCGTCCCCAGTGGTAACCGTACCGGAACCGAGATCGGTGACACGCGGACACCCACGGAACTGACAGCGACGCCGGCGAGCGGCGCGGCGACCGGCCCGCCGCTCTGGCAGGTCGTCGCCGGGCTCGCGCTGTTTCTGGTCGGGAGCGTCGCCGCCCTCTACGGCCTGACACGGGGCGAGGACGACGACACCGACGACGAACCGGCGACACCGGAGCCGACGGCTCCCGCCGCCGACCGTGCCACGCTGGGCGCGGACGTGCCGGCCACCAACGACGTGTATCGCGCCTGGGCGGCGCTCTGTCGGGCGGTCCCGCTCGACCCGGCCGGCCAGACGCCCGCCGAGGTGGCCGAGGCGGCGGTCGCGACCGGCTACGGGGCCGAGACCGTCGCGGAGCTGACCGACAGCTTCTGTGCGATACGGTACGGTGACGCCGCGCCGACGGGTGAGCGCGAACGCCGCGCCAGAGCGCTCGCGACCGAGCTGTCCCTGCCCCTGGAGGGTGAGCCGTGA
- a CDS encoding AAA family ATPase, with protein sequence MDVPQARAECDAVLQTVADAVVADDTFLETVLTAVLAEGHVLIEDVPGTGKTLTARSFADALGLSFSRIQFTPDLLPADITGTHIYREAEERFEFTEGPVFANFVLADEINRAPPKTQAALLEAMAEGQVTVDGETHDLPEPFVVVATQNPVESEGVFPLPAAQKDRFLVKTAMGYPDAADEQGLLRSRTERKSATPSADTALDPEGVRALQAVPETVTVDDDVLGYIVDIVGRTRDDARVEVGVSPRGSQRLLEAARARAVVEGRAYVRPVDVTTVAEPVLAHRLVRTTDATVDGAASEDILADVLDAVPVPTVSAEEHEAPAEG encoded by the coding sequence ATGGACGTCCCCCAAGCGCGCGCTGAGTGCGACGCGGTCCTCCAGACCGTCGCCGACGCCGTCGTCGCCGACGATACCTTCCTCGAGACAGTACTGACAGCCGTCCTCGCCGAGGGACACGTCCTCATCGAGGACGTCCCCGGCACCGGCAAGACACTCACGGCCCGGAGTTTCGCCGACGCGCTCGGCCTCTCCTTTTCCCGTATCCAGTTCACGCCGGACCTGCTGCCGGCCGATATCACCGGCACCCACATCTACCGGGAGGCCGAGGAGCGCTTCGAGTTCACCGAGGGCCCCGTCTTCGCCAACTTCGTGCTGGCCGACGAGATAAACCGGGCGCCGCCGAAGACCCAGGCCGCGCTGCTGGAGGCGATGGCCGAGGGGCAGGTCACCGTCGACGGCGAGACCCACGACCTGCCCGAGCCGTTCGTCGTCGTGGCGACCCAGAATCCCGTCGAGAGCGAGGGCGTGTTCCCGCTACCGGCGGCCCAGAAAGACCGCTTCCTGGTCAAGACCGCGATGGGGTACCCCGACGCCGCCGACGAGCAGGGCCTGTTGCGGTCCCGGACCGAGCGGAAGAGCGCCACGCCGTCGGCCGACACCGCGCTCGACCCCGAGGGCGTCCGCGCCCTGCAGGCCGTCCCCGAGACCGTCACCGTCGACGACGACGTCCTGGGCTACATCGTCGACATCGTCGGGCGGACCCGCGACGACGCCCGCGTCGAGGTTGGCGTCTCCCCCCGCGGGAGCCAGCGGCTGCTGGAGGCGGCCCGCGCCCGGGCGGTCGTCGAGGGCCGGGCGTACGTCCGGCCGGTCGACGTGACGACAGTGGCCGAGCCAGTCCTGGCCCACCGGCTCGTCCGGACGACGGACGCGACCGTCGACGGCGCCGCCAGCGAGGACATCCTCGCCGACGTGCTCGACGCCGTCCCGGTCCCCACGGTGTCGGCCGAGGAGCACGAGGCACCGGCCGAGGGGTGA